The following coding sequences lie in one Haloterrigena sp. KLK7 genomic window:
- a CDS encoding acetyl-CoA hydrolase/transferase C-terminal domain-containing protein, with the protein MRIQPSAAISRIRWFREASALRHCSRLYGNVNSTHVRGKRMINGIGDFTDFNRTALVTVCALPSTNGDGTISGIVPMTFHVDHTEHDIDVAVTEQGITDIRGRWPVERRDDVDDVRNQQNHVPSDIGHAAEWPNRTVGCDFRFGNYPREGG; encoded by the coding sequence ATTAGAATCCAACCGAGTGCAGCTATCAGTCGAATCCGCTGGTTTCGGGAAGCAAGTGCTCTTCGACACTGTTCTCGTCTATATGGGAACGTCAATTCGACTCACGTCCGCGGCAAACGGATGATAAACGGCATCGGTGACTTCACCGATTTCAACCGCACCGCTCTGGTAACGGTCTGTGCACTTCCCTCGACGAACGGTGATGGAACGATTTCTGGAATTGTACCGATGACGTTCCATGTCGATCACACTGAACACGATATCGATGTCGCCGTTACTGAACAGGGAATCACGGATATCCGCGGGAGGTGGCCAGTAGAACGCCGAGACGACGTAGACGACGTCCGAAATCAGCAGAACCACGTTCCGAGCGATATCGGACACGCGGCCGAGTGGCCGAATAGAACGGTGGGCTGTGATTTTCGGTTCGGTAATTATCCTCGAGAAGGAGGGTGA
- a CDS encoding DMT family transporter, whose amino-acid sequence MTDMKNALLFGALALVWGTAFTAIEIGLETLPPLLFAAARLDIAAVIFTGVVLVSRIRWLPRTKPDVALILSNGILVIGAQFAFAFLGQSYVTSGVAAIIISFTPIITPLIAIRLLPMERIYVTDVIGLCTGLAGVTAIAIAGGSFDGQLLGVGLLVAAALVFALGSVLTERWTARLPTMSLYAWSMATGAVFLHITSYAYSGASFGDVAWTPSAAAAVAYLGVFATAGGYLLYFTLLDRIGATSVSLINYASPVVATLFGATLLGEQITVTTVAGFALIVVGFALCNIRPLWRLLRSARNTDDSDWSLERDEVRVRGNVYKKQTDSQTCRQPGD is encoded by the coding sequence ATGACGGATATGAAAAACGCGTTGCTTTTTGGCGCGCTCGCACTCGTCTGGGGAACAGCCTTTACAGCGATCGAAATCGGACTGGAAACGCTGCCGCCGCTCCTCTTCGCAGCGGCCCGATTAGACATCGCTGCGGTCATCTTCACTGGAGTCGTACTTGTCAGCCGAATCCGGTGGCTCCCTCGGACGAAACCGGACGTGGCTCTGATCCTCTCGAACGGGATCCTCGTCATCGGAGCGCAATTCGCGTTCGCCTTTCTCGGCCAGAGCTACGTCACGAGCGGTGTCGCCGCGATCATCATTAGCTTCACGCCGATCATTACCCCCCTCATCGCGATCCGTCTCCTCCCGATGGAACGCATCTACGTCACGGACGTCATCGGTCTCTGTACTGGGCTCGCCGGCGTAACCGCTATTGCGATCGCTGGCGGCTCCTTCGACGGACAGCTCCTCGGCGTCGGACTGCTGGTAGCGGCCGCGCTCGTCTTCGCGCTCGGGTCTGTATTGACGGAACGTTGGACGGCGCGTCTCCCGACGATGTCTCTCTACGCGTGGTCGATGGCTACCGGTGCGGTCTTCCTCCACATCACATCCTACGCCTATTCGGGCGCATCGTTCGGAGACGTGGCGTGGACGCCGTCAGCAGCCGCCGCAGTCGCGTACCTCGGCGTCTTCGCGACAGCAGGCGGGTACCTCCTCTACTTCACTTTGCTCGATCGAATCGGTGCAACGAGCGTCAGCCTCATTAACTACGCATCTCCCGTCGTGGCGACGCTCTTCGGTGCGACCCTCCTCGGCGAGCAAATCACCGTGACGACCGTCGCCGGGTTCGCGCTCATCGTCGTCGGATTCGCGCTCTGCAATATCCGGCCGCTCTGGCGGCTTCTTCGGTCCGCTCGGAACACGGACGACAGTGACTGGTCGCTCGAGCGCGATGAAGTCCGCGTCCGAGGGAACGTGTACAAGAAACAGACCGACTCACAGACTTGCCGACAGCCAGGTGATTAA
- a CDS encoding thermonuclease family protein, with amino-acid sequence MVVALVATGMTASAGAVTAPSAETSTSISESTTVTVTNVVDGDTIDIEYQNGSTDTVRLLGVDTPETYGSVSPSEFEGVPDTQAGRECLQAAGENASAYATDQLAGQTVTLQFDSQADRRGDYGRLLAYVQVDGSNFNYDLVERGHARVYDSTFSQSDSFYSAESAAQSAERNAWSCRTPNDDGSGDDGSSSGDASALTIDWVNAEASSLNDERVKITNTGSSSVDLDGFTLADEAGYSHTFAEFTLGAGDSVYVHTGSGTNDANDRYMGYGTEIWNDDGDTATVQTAAGTTVDQLAY; translated from the coding sequence ATGGTCGTAGCGCTCGTTGCAACTGGGATGACGGCCTCGGCGGGGGCGGTCACGGCGCCGTCGGCCGAGACGTCGACCTCGATCAGTGAGTCGACGACGGTGACGGTAACGAACGTCGTCGACGGCGACACAATCGACATCGAATACCAGAACGGGTCGACCGATACCGTTCGACTACTGGGTGTCGACACACCGGAAACGTATGGGTCGGTCTCGCCCAGTGAATTCGAGGGTGTGCCGGACACGCAGGCGGGCCGTGAGTGCCTGCAAGCCGCGGGTGAGAACGCGAGTGCGTACGCGACTGACCAACTCGCTGGCCAAACGGTCACGCTGCAGTTCGACAGCCAGGCGGACCGACGCGGTGACTACGGCCGTCTGCTCGCGTACGTACAGGTCGACGGTTCGAACTTCAACTACGATCTCGTAGAGCGGGGCCACGCGCGAGTCTACGACAGTACGTTCTCCCAGAGTGATTCGTTCTACAGCGCCGAATCGGCGGCTCAGTCCGCCGAGCGAAACGCTTGGTCGTGTCGGACGCCGAACGACGATGGCTCTGGCGATGACGGGTCGTCGAGTGGGGACGCAAGTGCGCTCACTATTGATTGGGTCAACGCGGAAGCGAGTTCCCTCAACGACGAGCGTGTGAAGATCACCAACACCGGCAGTAGTTCGGTCGACCTCGACGGGTTCACGCTCGCCGACGAGGCGGGTTATAGCCACACGTTTGCGGAATTCACGCTCGGCGCCGGTGACTCGGTGTACGTCCACACTGGTAGTGGAACCAACGACGCCAACGATCGCTACATGGGCTACGGGACCGAAATCTGGAACGACGACGGTGACACGGCGACGGTGCAGACGGCAGCCGGGACGACCGTCGACCAACTCGCGTACTAA
- a CDS encoding MarR family transcriptional regulator, which yields MEVDETDEILLDMLAEGRCTQGYLVTETDIPRYKIHDRLKMYGKMGYAKNLHENTALWELVKDPREESDDG from the coding sequence ATGGAAGTCGACGAGACCGACGAGATCCTCCTTGATATGCTCGCAGAAGGGCGATGTACGCAGGGGTACCTCGTCACCGAAACTGACATCCCGCGGTACAAAATCCACGATCGACTGAAGATGTACGGTAAAATGGGATATGCGAAAAACCTCCACGAGAACACTGCGCTATGGGAACTCGTTAAGGACCCGCGAGAGGAAAGTGATGACGGCTGA
- a CDS encoding type IV secretion system protein VirD4, with translation MKLFGSSSTDDSDENEDIQDDETTVTGETYDITPTGGDRVGGVEAITETEAEGVVAGPAVRRILEEGHSNPEKDLWVGYTEDPQEGFREAGIPFGSLAQHLWVAGVSGAGKTTELLNWMIQLAYSGYGFAYFDPKGKDSRELLRKLPEHRLDDVVWIEPGTEKDQEIGLNLLDVPDTDSEVELETGIESRLENLKAALAAKGELHATMESVTESMARAMMKANADPDRPNYGVIDFYFILLNQERRETFAEECPDPYVGEFLEQVAEMDEEQLRPLMKRVKAWVENGVVRRIIARRESTIDWRALIDEDRIVVLRTPVDSTDVKRLTTLAAMRGIWSAVQNRSYETMDPDPYFIFADEFDDIASEQLDIKSMLARARSMNLSVTAAVQYPSQLDESVLKPFKNNADNLVTFKANDADDARILTDRFKGYNPEDLIQTEQYKVWTRLPTGGGEYSRPLKLSAFAPYPPLRDKDAVDEIISDSLERYGEQPLTDEQIQRELPFGGLAESGVDLLTDESTQGDVCKAVHDEALRSDRDDLSIPLEECEDAIRAVLPAHDETRTDSRERLWRNVLQPIPDSMLSETERDGALWLSVGDETVSAIQDVGDDESSGGALHALVLQDAYPAFNELGVDVAIAEQGEGKKSLPDGTLDPMPLLEVDSDADPVAIAEALEEFKKSHPTVDALTGGREAVLEAEKSTGSTKQGQTVRNLASAFSEGKNCLFVCREDVAPNVWKTLAEEPQGARERHSVSGETRFYNLRPLGIDGKRVYRDGAREDVWIRDESTGEIILRDSAGEEHARFPDAESVFEDVDRYPAVGDQAGDDMRTIKTPIIPEFEFDGEVPEPGEDWFIVVAPSTDEDETLSTDDLKIYVDGMTVPIESIGIEDDQAESTDENESDETDGSGTLEGLLEKID, from the coding sequence ATGAAGCTGTTCGGATCAAGCTCTACTGACGACAGCGACGAGAACGAGGACATCCAGGACGACGAGACGACCGTCACGGGAGAGACGTACGATATCACGCCGACTGGTGGAGACCGAGTCGGTGGCGTCGAGGCCATCACAGAGACCGAAGCGGAAGGCGTCGTCGCCGGCCCGGCTGTCCGTCGGATTCTCGAGGAGGGCCACAGCAATCCAGAGAAGGACTTGTGGGTCGGATACACTGAAGATCCGCAAGAAGGGTTCCGCGAGGCCGGGATTCCGTTCGGGTCACTTGCCCAACACCTCTGGGTAGCTGGCGTCTCTGGCGCCGGCAAAACGACGGAACTACTCAATTGGATGATCCAGTTGGCGTACTCTGGATACGGGTTCGCGTACTTCGATCCCAAGGGCAAGGACTCCAGGGAACTACTCCGGAAACTCCCAGAACATCGGCTCGATGACGTGGTTTGGATTGAGCCGGGGACCGAGAAAGACCAGGAGATCGGTCTGAACCTGCTTGATGTCCCGGATACAGACAGTGAAGTCGAACTTGAGACGGGAATTGAAAGTCGCCTCGAGAATCTGAAAGCCGCGTTAGCCGCGAAAGGCGAACTCCACGCGACGATGGAGTCAGTGACCGAATCGATGGCCCGAGCCATGATGAAGGCGAACGCCGACCCGGATCGACCCAACTACGGCGTCATTGACTTCTATTTCATCCTATTGAACCAGGAGCGACGGGAGACGTTCGCTGAGGAGTGTCCCGATCCATACGTTGGCGAGTTCCTCGAGCAAGTCGCCGAAATGGACGAGGAACAACTTCGTCCGCTCATGAAGCGCGTGAAAGCGTGGGTTGAGAACGGCGTCGTGCGTCGGATCATTGCCCGGCGAGAGTCAACGATCGACTGGCGCGCCCTCATCGACGAGGACCGGATCGTCGTCCTTCGCACGCCTGTCGACAGTACAGACGTGAAACGACTGACGACACTCGCCGCGATGCGTGGGATTTGGTCAGCAGTGCAAAACCGGTCATACGAGACGATGGACCCGGACCCCTACTTCATATTCGCCGACGAGTTCGACGACATCGCCAGTGAGCAGCTTGATATCAAATCGATGCTCGCGAGAGCGAGGTCGATGAACCTGAGCGTCACTGCTGCCGTCCAATACCCGTCACAACTCGACGAGAGCGTGTTGAAGCCGTTCAAGAATAACGCTGACAATCTGGTCACATTCAAGGCGAACGACGCCGATGACGCGAGAATCTTGACAGACCGGTTCAAGGGGTACAATCCGGAAGACCTCATACAAACAGAGCAGTACAAGGTGTGGACTCGACTCCCAACCGGCGGCGGCGAGTACTCGAGGCCGCTGAAACTCTCAGCGTTCGCGCCCTATCCACCGCTCCGGGACAAAGACGCCGTCGACGAGATTATCTCCGACAGTCTCGAGCGGTACGGCGAGCAGCCACTCACTGACGAACAGATTCAGCGCGAGCTGCCGTTTGGTGGACTCGCCGAGTCGGGCGTCGATCTCCTTACCGACGAGAGCACGCAAGGAGACGTCTGCAAGGCCGTCCACGACGAAGCACTCCGGTCGGACCGAGATGACCTCTCGATCCCACTCGAGGAGTGCGAGGACGCGATTCGGGCCGTGCTCCCGGCACACGACGAGACCCGGACAGACAGCCGAGAACGTCTCTGGCGGAACGTTCTGCAGCCGATCCCCGATTCGATGCTCTCAGAGACCGAGCGAGACGGTGCGCTATGGCTGTCCGTCGGCGACGAGACTGTATCGGCCATCCAGGACGTAGGCGACGACGAGAGTTCCGGTGGTGCACTGCACGCGCTCGTTCTGCAGGACGCATACCCTGCGTTCAACGAACTCGGCGTCGACGTCGCAATCGCCGAGCAAGGCGAAGGCAAGAAGAGCCTTCCCGATGGGACGCTTGATCCGATGCCGCTGCTTGAGGTCGACAGTGACGCCGATCCCGTGGCAATTGCCGAAGCACTCGAGGAGTTCAAGAAGAGCCATCCAACGGTCGATGCTCTCACGGGCGGGCGTGAGGCCGTTCTCGAAGCCGAGAAGAGCACAGGATCGACGAAACAGGGACAGACCGTCCGCAACCTTGCGAGTGCGTTCAGCGAGGGCAAGAACTGTCTATTCGTCTGCCGAGAGGATGTCGCCCCGAACGTCTGGAAAACGCTGGCCGAGGAGCCGCAAGGCGCGCGAGAACGACACTCCGTTTCCGGAGAAACCCGGTTCTACAATCTTCGACCTCTGGGGATCGACGGGAAAAGAGTGTATCGCGACGGTGCTCGAGAAGACGTCTGGATTCGTGACGAGTCCACTGGTGAGATCATCCTCCGAGACAGCGCCGGCGAGGAGCACGCTCGGTTCCCTGATGCCGAGTCCGTATTCGAAGACGTCGACCGCTATCCTGCAGTCGGCGATCAGGCCGGCGACGATATGCGGACGATCAAGACGCCGATCATCCCCGAGTTTGAGTTCGATGGCGAGGTCCCCGAGCCCGGTGAGGACTGGTTCATCGTCGTCGCCCCGTCGACAGATGAGGATGAGACGCTATCCACGGACGACCTGAAGATTTACGTCGACGGCATGACCGTCCCGATCGAGAGCATTGGAATTGAGGACGACCAGGCCGAGAGCACGGACGAAAACGAATCTGACGAAACGGACGGTTCCGGGACGCTTGAGGGGCTCCTCGAAAAAATCGACTAA